From Candidatus Cloacimonadota bacterium, a single genomic window includes:
- a CDS encoding 6,7-dimethyl-8-ribityllumazine synthase, with product MKVIEGNLVSKGYRFALVVSRFNELVSRKLMEGAMDCLLRHEVLEDDITVIWVPGAFEIPQMAKAAAQSDSYDAVICLGAVIRGGTPHFEYVAAEVSKGVAQVALSQSKPVIFGVLTTDTIEQALERAGTKAGNKGFSAASAALEMLNLMAELKLGTKA from the coding sequence ATGAAGGTAATAGAAGGTAACCTGGTTTCGAAGGGCTACAGATTCGCCCTGGTGGTCAGCCGTTTCAATGAACTGGTAAGCCGCAAGCTGATGGAGGGGGCGATGGACTGCCTGCTCCGTCACGAAGTCTTGGAAGACGATATCACGGTTATTTGGGTGCCCGGTGCTTTTGAAATCCCGCAGATGGCCAAAGCCGCGGCGCAGAGCGACAGTTACGATGCCGTAATCTGCCTGGGCGCGGTGATCCGGGGCGGCACACCCCATTTTGAATATGTGGCAGCGGAGGTTAGCAAAGGGGTGGCCCAGGTTGCCCTGAGCCAATCCAAGCCCGTGATTTTCGGAGTGCTTACCACAGACACTATCGAGCAAGCCCTGGAACGCGCCGGCACCAAAGCCGGGAACAAAGGTTTTTCCGCTGCCAGCGCGGCTTTGGAAATGCTCAACCTGATGGCGGAACTCAAGCTTGGGACTAAGGCGTAA
- the nusB gene encoding transcription antitermination factor NusB, with the protein MGLRRKSRELAAQTLYALDFRELDPEFLEYGMLNSYPDVLNELAKLEKMRNSATVIDFADDLVKNAIINRTEIIQKIEKHSENWSVESISHMDRNVLQVAVYELLYTDTPPAVVINEALEIGKKFCEEGAVKFINGVLDSVNKELRAKESIEGIARLR; encoded by the coding sequence TTGGGACTAAGGCGTAAATCCCGCGAACTGGCGGCCCAAACCCTTTACGCGCTTGATTTTCGGGAACTGGACCCGGAGTTCCTGGAATACGGGATGCTGAACAGCTATCCCGATGTGCTGAATGAACTCGCCAAACTGGAAAAGATGCGCAACTCGGCGACGGTGATCGATTTTGCCGACGATTTGGTGAAAAACGCCATCATCAACCGCACCGAGATCATCCAGAAAATAGAGAAACACAGCGAAAACTGGAGCGTGGAAAGTATCTCCCACATGGACAGAAACGTGCTGCAAGTAGCTGTATATGAATTGCTCTATACGGACACTCCGCCGGCTGTGGTGATCAACGAAGCGCTCGAAATCGGCAAGAAATTCTGCGAGGAAGGCGCGGTGAAGTTTATCAACGGGGTCCTGGATTCCGTGAACAAAGAACTGCGCGCGAAGGAAAGCATAGAGGGCATTGCCCGACTGAGGTAA
- a CDS encoding glycosyltransferase produces the protein MEKNPALICSLGVFAYNEADNIIPLLDSLCNQNLKQASIAEIIVVSSASTDGTDELVENYTSRDPRVRLIRQARREGKSSAINLFIAEAKSPILIVISGDVIPAPTTIEKLAVAFNDPKVGASGGRPVPVNPVNTFMGFAVHLLWRLHHRMAMISPKLGEMIAFRKLMDSIPAESAVDEASIEAIVRSHGLKLRYVPDAIISNKGPTNLKDFIKQRRRIQNGHLWLKQKQDYKVVSQDGGTLLWILLAELREYPASAPKVFAVMLLEMYCRLLGSWDFYIKGKNPFAWDIARSTKDLGR, from the coding sequence ATGGAAAAGAACCCAGCTTTGATCTGCTCTTTGGGCGTGTTCGCCTATAACGAAGCGGATAACATCATCCCCCTGCTGGACTCGCTTTGCAATCAGAACTTAAAGCAGGCCAGCATCGCGGAAATCATTGTGGTTTCCAGCGCCAGCACGGACGGCACGGACGAACTGGTGGAGAATTATACCAGCCGGGACCCGCGGGTGCGCTTGATCCGCCAGGCAAGGCGGGAAGGCAAATCCAGCGCCATCAACCTATTTATTGCGGAGGCTAAATCGCCGATCCTGATAGTGATTTCCGGAGACGTTATCCCGGCGCCCACAACTATCGAAAAACTGGCCGTAGCTTTCAATGACCCTAAGGTTGGGGCCAGTGGCGGCAGGCCTGTTCCTGTGAATCCCGTCAACACTTTTATGGGTTTCGCTGTGCATCTGCTCTGGCGCTTGCATCACCGCATGGCCATGATTTCGCCCAAATTGGGTGAAATGATAGCCTTTCGTAAGCTGATGGATTCCATCCCGGCCGAATCCGCGGTTGACGAAGCCAGCATCGAGGCCATTGTCCGCTCCCACGGTCTGAAACTTCGCTACGTTCCTGACGCGATCATCAGCAACAAAGGCCCCACGAACCTGAAAGACTTCATCAAGCAACGCCGCCGCATCCAGAACGGCCATCTCTGGCTGAAGCAAAAACAGGACTACAAGGTGGTCTCCCAGGATGGGGGCACCCTGCTCTGGATACTCCTGGCCGAATTGCGCGAATACCCGGCTTCTGCACCCAAAGTGTTTGCCGTGATGCTTTTGGAAATGTATTGCCGGCTTTTGGGCTCCTGGGATTTTTACATCAAGGGCAAAAACCCCTTCGCTTGGGATATCGCCCGGTCCACCAAGGATTTGGGACGTTAA
- a CDS encoding radical SAM protein, with amino-acid sequence MPMSYTVSLLYTCNSRCSTCNVWKKKAHNFTVEEYAKTFKKIGRSPYWITFSGGEPFLRKDIVEVVSTIYEISRPNIINIPTNGILTGTIVEKTAAIARACPKSQVIINISVDGIGEQHDEIRKVPGNYKKTMATFQKLKALQIPNLAVGIHTVISQFNVDTFPGIANELLRLKPDAYITEIAEERGELDTFGAQITPSLVAYKSAIDYLIHRIKNEKYKGMNKITMAFRIEYYNLVKRIMRDERQILPCYAGVASAQISPDGDVWSCCVKAKSLGNLRASKYNFREIWFNHESELERRSIHKKQCWCPLANAAYTNMLMDIPTLMRVFWRSMIKWWN; translated from the coding sequence CTGCCCATGAGTTATACCGTAAGCCTGCTCTACACCTGCAATTCGCGCTGCAGCACCTGTAATGTCTGGAAGAAGAAAGCCCACAATTTCACAGTGGAAGAATACGCCAAAACCTTCAAGAAGATAGGACGCTCGCCTTACTGGATCACATTCAGCGGAGGTGAGCCCTTTCTGCGCAAGGACATTGTGGAAGTGGTCTCCACCATTTATGAGATTTCACGCCCCAACATAATCAACATCCCCACCAACGGCATCCTCACCGGCACCATAGTGGAAAAGACCGCCGCGATCGCCAGGGCCTGCCCCAAGTCCCAGGTGATCATCAACATATCGGTGGACGGCATCGGCGAACAGCACGACGAGATACGCAAGGTGCCAGGCAACTACAAGAAGACGATGGCCACCTTCCAGAAGCTAAAAGCCCTGCAGATCCCCAATCTGGCAGTGGGCATCCATACCGTGATTTCGCAGTTCAATGTGGATACCTTTCCAGGCATCGCCAACGAATTGCTGCGTCTTAAACCGGATGCCTACATCACCGAGATTGCCGAGGAGAGGGGAGAACTGGACACCTTTGGGGCCCAGATTACGCCCAGCCTTGTGGCTTATAAATCCGCCATCGATTATCTAATCCACCGCATCAAAAACGAAAAATACAAGGGGATGAACAAGATCACAATGGCTTTCAGGATAGAGTATTACAATCTGGTGAAACGCATCATGCGCGACGAACGCCAGATATTGCCCTGTTATGCCGGAGTGGCTTCAGCCCAGATCTCGCCGGACGGTGACGTTTGGAGCTGCTGTGTCAAGGCAAAGTCTTTGGGCAATCTGCGCGCCAGTAAATACAATTTCCGCGAGATTTGGTTCAACCACGAATCCGAACTGGAGCGCCGTTCCATTCATAAAAAACAGTGCTGGTGCCCACTGGCCAACGCCGCCTATACCAACATGCTGATGGATATTCCCACGCTGATGAGGGTTTTTTGGCGCAGCATGATCAAATGGTGGAATTAA
- a CDS encoding PQQ-binding-like beta-propeller repeat protein produces MIKLQSKYALSPQSICEHQSSQDGRYAWFLCVAHEENDIALEEILAGVKLEVLNAKVLEISKMEIENWLKSFFADFHWKLHASLRRTNLREKGLSLFFAVCFDHDLIFVQFGRLFCAVTNGKKLETVGRNWKNYHVQSLKNLNLLGLSEEDIRVKPLKFHLKENESLVVLPGKVAAKVFGSSPDVSSLQPLVESFSSASPALWLILKHQTPLAKPKKRRLTKLEISTLFLLLGTALAIIYMALGNRIIGVGFYRAKKMVNEKIEQAITVLNMPARNVQLVRNWSMELPFRVTSSPAFNQQNVFLVSGADIYAYKLSSREQLWKQNYPAPVGAIMTTAAGLNATLTNGNTLGLDLRGNEVWSQSLQALANEKSNLTMLEITPAQEKRIDKNLTVLPLRRGLAILDSQQGKLMSELSLPEELRFISMYDDYNSCFYLVTQDSLVCVNLNIVN; encoded by the coding sequence ATGATCAAACTACAAAGCAAATACGCCCTGTCTCCTCAAAGCATCTGTGAACACCAGTCTTCCCAGGATGGCCGTTACGCCTGGTTCCTCTGCGTGGCCCACGAAGAGAACGACATCGCCTTGGAGGAGATCCTGGCCGGGGTGAAACTGGAAGTATTGAATGCCAAGGTGCTTGAGATCAGCAAGATGGAGATCGAGAACTGGCTCAAGAGCTTCTTCGCTGATTTCCACTGGAAGCTGCATGCCAGCCTGCGCCGCACAAATCTGCGGGAAAAGGGCCTGTCCCTCTTTTTCGCTGTGTGTTTTGACCATGATCTCATCTTTGTGCAGTTTGGCCGTCTCTTTTGTGCCGTCACCAATGGGAAAAAACTGGAAACGGTGGGCCGGAACTGGAAGAATTACCACGTGCAAAGCTTGAAGAATCTGAATCTGCTGGGCCTTTCGGAAGAAGACATCCGGGTGAAACCGCTAAAATTCCATCTGAAAGAAAATGAAAGCCTGGTGGTGCTGCCCGGAAAAGTGGCAGCCAAGGTTTTCGGAAGCTCTCCTGACGTGAGCAGCCTGCAGCCGCTGGTGGAATCCTTCAGCTCTGCCTCTCCGGCGCTGTGGCTCATCCTCAAGCATCAAACTCCTCTGGCCAAACCCAAAAAACGCCGACTGACCAAGCTGGAGATCAGCACCCTGTTCCTGCTTCTGGGAACGGCTTTGGCCATAATTTACATGGCCCTGGGGAACCGCATCATCGGTGTGGGCTTCTACCGCGCCAAGAAAATGGTCAACGAAAAGATCGAGCAGGCTATAACCGTTTTGAACATGCCGGCCCGGAACGTGCAACTGGTCCGGAATTGGAGCATGGAACTGCCCTTCAGGGTTACATCCTCTCCCGCATTCAACCAGCAGAATGTGTTTCTGGTCAGCGGGGCCGATATCTACGCTTATAAGCTTTCCTCCCGCGAGCAGCTTTGGAAACAGAACTATCCTGCCCCGGTGGGCGCGATAATGACCACGGCGGCTGGACTGAACGCAACCCTCACCAATGGCAACACCTTGGGGCTGGATTTGCGGGGAAATGAAGTCTGGAGCCAGTCGTTGCAGGCTCTGGCTAACGAAAAGTCCAACCTGACCATGCTGGAGATCACGCCGGCTCAGGAAAAGCGCATCGATAAAAACCTCACCGTGCTCCCTCTCAGGCGGGGACTGGCAATTCTGGACAGCCAGCAGGGCAAACTGATGAGTGAACTGTCCCTGCCGGAAGAGCTTAGGTTTATATCCATGTATGACGATTACAACAGTTGTTTTTACCTGGTTACGCAGGATTCCCTGGTCTGCGTGAACCTGAACATTGTGAACTAA
- a CDS encoding DUF4159 domain-containing protein — protein MPRNLLSIILLILSTTLGAVTGNVTTTGFARLQYDGGGDWYNDPEVLPNLARFVNASLNTTFPLDQSVVKAGEAKLFEYPFVYLTGHGNIRWDDREVENLRQWMLRGGFLYADDDYGMDSSFRREIKRVFPEYELVELDGSSPLFTSFFDFSGGLPKIHLHDEKPPQAFGIFDDDGRLMCLYTYETNISDGWADPATHKDPPEVRETALRFGCNIIYYLLTRS, from the coding sequence ATGCCCCGAAACCTGCTTTCGATCATACTCCTGATCCTTTCCACCACCTTGGGTGCCGTGACCGGAAACGTCACCACCACGGGCTTCGCCCGGCTCCAATATGACGGCGGAGGGGATTGGTACAACGATCCGGAGGTTTTGCCCAATCTGGCCCGTTTTGTGAACGCGAGCCTGAACACCACTTTTCCCCTCGACCAAAGCGTGGTCAAAGCCGGCGAAGCAAAGCTTTTCGAATATCCTTTCGTTTATTTAACCGGGCACGGCAACATCCGCTGGGATGACCGCGAAGTGGAAAATTTGCGCCAGTGGATGCTGCGCGGGGGCTTTCTCTACGCCGATGACGATTATGGCATGGATTCCTCTTTCCGGCGTGAGATCAAACGGGTCTTTCCAGAATACGAGCTGGTGGAGTTGGATGGCTCTTCACCCTTGTTTACCAGCTTTTTCGATTTTAGCGGCGGTCTGCCCAAAATCCACCTGCACGACGAAAAGCCGCCCCAGGCCTTTGGCATTTTTGACGATGACGGCCGCCTGATGTGTCTATATACCTACGAAACAAATATCAGCGACGGCTGGGCCGATCCCGCCACTCACAAGGATCCGCCGGAAGTGCGCGAAACAGCTCTCCGCTTTGGCTGCAACATCATCTACTACCTGCTTACCCGGAGTTGA
- a CDS encoding UDP-2,3-diacylglucosamine diphosphatase has translation MRICVLSDVHYKYVFKDTYDRANANLALDFLKQAVGKYDLMVLNGDIFDLWFDWKYAIIKQYFPILHRLAEIREHGCRLVLISGNHDFWFNDFFRDYLEIEVYNNSFSLKEDGLRVLFTHGDLHTVNDLRYKFFRRLIRMKLSKKLFSLLHPDLALLIGGKLSRSSRFRQVSSLLQSKKSAGLSRYAEYMIGKKDYDLVCMGHSHHPGITRLKGGIYANSGDWTRHHSYLEIDSGQVSLKYYKSKEMHNAQNPAEDRPGGDGPGSQPQPAELPDQ, from the coding sequence ATGCGCATCTGCGTGCTGTCTGACGTGCATTACAAATACGTGTTCAAAGACACTTACGACCGTGCCAACGCCAATCTGGCGCTCGACTTTCTGAAACAGGCAGTGGGAAAATACGACTTGATGGTGCTCAACGGCGATATCTTCGACCTCTGGTTCGACTGGAAATACGCCATCATAAAGCAGTACTTTCCCATTCTCCACCGCCTGGCGGAGATTCGTGAACACGGCTGCAGGCTGGTTCTGATCAGCGGCAACCACGATTTCTGGTTCAATGATTTTTTCCGAGATTATCTTGAAATCGAGGTTTACAATAACTCTTTCAGCCTGAAGGAGGACGGCCTCAGGGTGCTGTTCACCCACGGCGATTTGCACACCGTGAACGACCTCCGCTACAAGTTTTTCCGGCGCCTGATCCGCATGAAGCTCAGCAAGAAGCTCTTTTCCCTGTTGCACCCTGATCTCGCTCTGTTGATCGGGGGAAAGCTCTCCCGCTCCAGCCGGTTCCGGCAGGTATCCTCTCTGCTCCAATCCAAAAAAAGTGCGGGACTGAGCCGTTACGCGGAGTATATGATTGGAAAAAAGGATTATGACCTGGTTTGCATGGGCCACAGCCACCATCCCGGGATAACCCGGCTAAAAGGTGGAATTTACGCCAACAGCGGCGACTGGACCCGGCACCACAGCTACCTGGAGATAGATTCTGGCCAGGTGAGCCTCAAATATTACAAAAGCAAGGAGATGCACAATGCTCAAAACCCCGCAGAAGATCGCCCTGGTGGCGATGGTCCTGGTTCTCAGCCTCAGCCTGCTGAACTGCCAGACCAATGA
- a CDS encoding peptidylprolyl isomerase: MLKTPQKIALVAMVLVLSLSLLNCQTNELKSAGAAKLEEKLDKETQVKTAVIETNQGNIELELWPNLAPKTVDNFLKLAAEGFYNQTYFHRVIPDFMIQGGDPNTKDGDRSNDGMGGPGYQFEDECYAPGEAVTGEVNDEETAMLVWTKIIIPYMQSGKNPQQEVFDIVRAVQEEQSPEPIFGKTVEWYQNRTGISEPLRKQILKASVLYSYICMANSGPNTNGSQFFIVTKQPGTPWLDGKHTVFGKVASGMDVVHKIENLPRDKQDNPEVGNRAIIKAINLTK, translated from the coding sequence ATGCTCAAAACCCCGCAGAAGATCGCCCTGGTGGCGATGGTCCTGGTTCTCAGCCTCAGCCTGCTGAACTGCCAGACCAATGAACTGAAGTCGGCAGGAGCCGCAAAACTGGAGGAAAAATTGGATAAGGAAACCCAAGTGAAGACCGCAGTGATCGAAACCAACCAAGGCAACATTGAGCTGGAACTCTGGCCCAATCTGGCACCCAAGACGGTGGACAACTTCCTGAAACTGGCGGCGGAAGGCTTTTATAACCAGACCTACTTTCACCGCGTCATCCCGGATTTCATGATCCAGGGCGGTGACCCCAACACCAAGGACGGCGACCGTTCCAATGATGGCATGGGCGGGCCCGGCTACCAATTTGAAGACGAATGCTACGCTCCGGGTGAAGCGGTCACCGGCGAGGTCAACGATGAAGAGACAGCCATGCTGGTCTGGACCAAGATCATCATCCCCTACATGCAGTCGGGCAAAAATCCCCAGCAGGAGGTCTTCGACATCGTAAGAGCCGTGCAGGAAGAACAGAGTCCGGAACCGATCTTTGGCAAGACCGTGGAGTGGTACCAGAACCGCACCGGCATCAGCGAACCACTCCGGAAACAAATACTTAAGGCCTCCGTTCTTTATTCCTACATCTGCATGGCCAATTCCGGACCCAACACCAACGGCTCCCAGTTCTTCATCGTCACCAAACAGCCCGGAACTCCCTGGCTGGACGGCAAACACACCGTTTTCGGCAAAGTAGCCAGCGGCATGGACGTGGTGCACAAGATAGAAAATCTGCCCCGGGACAAACAGGACAATCCAGAAGTTGGAAACCGGGCCATCATCAAGGCCATAAACCTAACGAAATAA